A stretch of Nonomuraea africana DNA encodes these proteins:
- the lysS gene encoding lysine--tRNA ligase: MTDWVSQLADDVIAEAERRAPGKAIVCASGLSPSGPIHLGNLREVMTPHLVADEIRRRGLDCVHLLSWDDYDRFRKVPAGIPEEWAEHIGKPLTSVPAPPGSAYPNWAEHFKTPMISALARLGVTYRGISQTKQYTSGAYREQILHAMRERDRIDAVLSRFRTKAKPKAKDADEAAALEGSGAAEEEAGYYPYKPYCALCGRDLTTVTGYDDETTELAYTCACGYGETVRLATHDRGKLVWKVDWPMRWAYEGVVFEPSGVDHTSPGSSFEVGGHLVGEVFGGRQPIGPRYAFVGISGMAKMSSSRGGVPTAADALEIMEAPLLRWMYARRKPAQSFKVAFDQEIQRLYDEWDALERKVADGQALPADLTAHSRAVRTAEGPLESTERRVPYRMLASIADVTTGDEEQTLRILRELDPADPITDLALVRPRLDRAQRWVSTQVPADQRTTVLAEPDADLLAGLGDEQRESLRLLLDGLEEHWSLEGLTALVYGVPKLQAGLPADAKATPELKTAQREFFALLYALLVGRDTGPRLPTLLLAVGADRVRKLLGA, from the coding sequence ATGACCGATTGGGTCTCCCAACTCGCGGACGACGTCATCGCCGAGGCCGAGCGCCGCGCTCCCGGCAAAGCGATCGTCTGCGCCTCGGGGCTCAGCCCCTCGGGCCCGATCCACCTGGGCAACCTGCGCGAGGTCATGACCCCGCACCTGGTGGCCGACGAGATCAGGCGGCGCGGACTCGACTGCGTCCACCTGCTGTCGTGGGACGACTACGACCGCTTCAGGAAGGTGCCCGCCGGCATCCCCGAGGAGTGGGCCGAGCACATCGGCAAGCCGCTCACCTCGGTCCCCGCCCCGCCCGGCAGCGCGTACCCCAACTGGGCCGAGCACTTCAAGACGCCGATGATCTCCGCGCTGGCCAGGCTGGGCGTGACCTACCGCGGCATCAGCCAGACCAAGCAGTACACGTCGGGCGCCTACCGCGAGCAGATCCTGCACGCGATGCGCGAGCGCGACCGCATCGACGCGGTCCTGTCCCGCTTCCGCACCAAGGCCAAGCCCAAGGCGAAGGACGCCGACGAGGCCGCGGCGCTCGAGGGCTCGGGCGCGGCCGAGGAGGAGGCGGGCTACTACCCGTACAAGCCCTACTGCGCGCTGTGCGGGCGCGACCTCACCACCGTCACCGGCTACGACGACGAGACGACCGAGCTGGCCTACACCTGCGCGTGCGGCTACGGCGAGACCGTACGACTGGCGACCCACGACCGCGGAAAGCTGGTGTGGAAGGTCGACTGGCCGATGCGCTGGGCCTACGAGGGCGTCGTCTTCGAGCCCTCGGGCGTCGACCACACCTCGCCCGGCTCCTCCTTCGAGGTCGGCGGGCACCTGGTCGGCGAGGTGTTCGGCGGCCGGCAGCCGATCGGCCCGCGCTACGCCTTCGTCGGCATCAGCGGCATGGCGAAGATGAGCAGCTCCAGGGGCGGCGTGCCGACCGCGGCCGACGCGCTGGAGATCATGGAGGCGCCGCTGCTGCGCTGGATGTACGCGCGCCGCAAGCCCGCCCAGTCGTTCAAGGTCGCCTTCGACCAGGAGATCCAGCGCCTCTACGACGAGTGGGACGCGCTGGAGCGCAAGGTGGCCGACGGCCAGGCGCTGCCCGCCGACCTGACCGCCCACTCCAGGGCGGTGCGCACGGCGGAGGGGCCGCTCGAGTCGACCGAGCGGCGGGTGCCGTACCGGATGCTGGCCTCGATCGCGGACGTGACCACCGGCGACGAGGAGCAGACGCTGCGGATCCTGCGCGAGCTCGACCCCGCCGACCCGATCACCGACCTGGCGCTGGTGCGTCCTCGCCTCGACCGGGCGCAGCGGTGGGTGAGCACGCAGGTGCCCGCCGATCAGCGCACCACCGTCCTGGCCGAGCCCGACGCGGACCTGCTGGCGGGGCTCGGCGACGAGCAGCGCGAGTCGCTGCGGCTGCTGCTCGACGGGCTGGAGGAGCACTGGTCGCTGGAGGGGCTGACCGCCCTGGTGTACGGCGTGCCCAAGCTCCAGGCGGGGCTGCCCGCCGACGCGAAGGCGACGCCCGAGCTGAAGACGGCGCAGCGGGAGTTCTTCGCCCTCCTCTACGCGCTGCTCGTCGGCCGCGACACCGGTCCGAGGCTGCCCACGCTGCTCTTGGCCGTCGGGGCCGATCGCGTCCGCAAGCTCCTCGGGGCATAG
- a CDS encoding thiol-disulfide oxidoreductase DCC family protein → MRPVLVFDGDCGFCTTCVRFVERYLRPDATIIAWQFADLGELGVTRKRAEYELLWIDRRGRAFGGAQAVAKLLIHAGLPWSALGLLLRVPPVRWLAHGLYRAVADNRGRLPGGTPACALPADRRPLQR, encoded by the coding sequence ATGAGACCTGTGCTCGTCTTCGACGGCGACTGCGGCTTCTGCACCACCTGCGTGCGTTTCGTCGAACGTTACCTGCGCCCCGATGCGACGATCATCGCCTGGCAGTTCGCCGACCTCGGCGAGCTGGGGGTGACCAGGAAGCGGGCCGAGTACGAGCTGCTGTGGATCGATCGGCGGGGCAGGGCCTTCGGCGGCGCGCAGGCCGTGGCCAAGCTGCTGATCCACGCGGGGCTGCCGTGGAGCGCGCTGGGCCTGCTGCTGCGGGTGCCGCCGGTGCGCTGGCTAGCGCACGGGCTCTACCGCGCCGTCGCCGACAACCGGGGCCGGCTGCCCGGCGGCACCCCCGCGTGCGCGCTTCCCGCCGATCGCCGCCCGCTCCAGCGGTAG
- a CDS encoding ABC transporter permease, translating to MTGTLALLWLALRRDRVMLPVWVAVVVAVVIATASAIAELYDDPAQRLLLDSTVAANPALVAMTGPIFDPTSLGGLTAWRVCGVATVLVALMSVILVIRHTRAEEESGRAELVGSAVVGRHALPAAAVILVAAADLAAGLAVTAALAGLGLQGAFAFGMSIAGTGWLFAGLAVLAAQLTQHAHTASAIGHASVGVAFVLRAAGDASGLEWLSWTSPLGWAQRVRPFAGEQWWVLGLLAAVALGLVGAAVLLARRRDLGAGLLPARRGPAAAARHLAPAWRMHRATLLGWTIAFAAVGTLFGLLAQSITALVTDNPQIAELLARLGGDEGTLVDTFFATELGLLGLVAGGYAVDATLRLRAEEQAGRAEPVLATAVPRWRWAAGHLALALAGTTLILAAGGLGAGLAHGLRVGDVSGQLPRLLAAALAQAPAAWVLAGLAMLLFGALPRLTGLAWAALLACVLLGELGQLLQIDEAIRRVSPYEHLPSLPGAGAGAAPFLWLGAVAAALVAAGLLAFRRRDLTGP from the coding sequence ATGACGGGCACGCTCGCCCTGCTGTGGCTGGCGCTGCGCCGCGACCGGGTGATGCTCCCGGTCTGGGTGGCCGTCGTGGTGGCCGTGGTGATCGCCACCGCGTCGGCGATCGCCGAGCTCTACGACGACCCCGCCCAGCGCCTCCTGCTCGACTCGACGGTCGCGGCCAACCCCGCGCTGGTGGCCATGACCGGCCCGATCTTCGACCCCACGTCGCTCGGCGGGCTGACCGCCTGGCGGGTGTGCGGGGTCGCCACCGTCCTGGTGGCGCTCATGAGCGTGATCCTGGTGATCAGGCACACCAGGGCCGAGGAGGAGAGCGGCAGGGCCGAGCTGGTCGGCTCGGCCGTCGTGGGCCGCCACGCGCTGCCCGCCGCCGCGGTGATCCTGGTGGCCGCCGCCGACCTCGCGGCCGGGCTGGCCGTCACGGCAGCTCTCGCGGGGCTCGGCCTCCAGGGCGCCTTCGCGTTCGGCATGTCGATCGCCGGGACCGGCTGGCTGTTCGCGGGGCTGGCCGTCCTGGCCGCGCAGCTGACCCAGCACGCCCACACCGCCTCCGCCATCGGGCACGCCTCGGTCGGCGTGGCCTTCGTGCTGCGGGCCGCGGGTGACGCTTCGGGCCTGGAGTGGCTGTCGTGGACCTCGCCGCTCGGGTGGGCGCAGCGGGTGCGGCCGTTCGCCGGAGAACAGTGGTGGGTGCTCGGCCTGCTCGCCGCCGTCGCGCTCGGGCTGGTCGGCGCGGCCGTCCTGCTGGCCAGGCGGCGCGATCTCGGCGCCGGACTGCTGCCCGCCAGGCGCGGCCCCGCGGCGGCCGCCAGGCATCTCGCGCCGGCCTGGCGCATGCACCGCGCGACCCTGCTCGGCTGGACGATCGCCTTCGCCGCCGTCGGCACTCTGTTCGGGCTGCTCGCCCAGAGCATCACCGCGCTGGTCACCGACAACCCGCAGATCGCCGAGCTGCTGGCCAGGCTGGGCGGCGACGAGGGAACGCTGGTCGACACCTTCTTCGCCACCGAGCTCGGCCTCCTCGGCCTGGTGGCGGGCGGCTACGCCGTCGACGCCACGCTCAGGCTGCGCGCGGAGGAGCAGGCGGGCCGCGCCGAACCCGTGCTCGCCACGGCCGTTCCGCGCTGGCGGTGGGCCGCCGGCCACCTGGCCCTGGCGCTGGCCGGAACCACGCTGATCCTGGCCGCCGGCGGTCTGGGCGCGGGCCTCGCGCACGGGCTGCGCGTCGGCGACGTGAGCGGGCAGCTGCCGCGCCTGCTCGCCGCCGCGCTCGCCCAGGCTCCCGCGGCCTGGGTGCTGGCCGGGCTGGCGATGCTGCTGTTCGGGGCGCTCCCCCGGCTGACCGGGCTGGCGTGGGCGGCGCTGCTGGCCTGCGTGCTGCTCGGCGAGCTGGGCCAGCTGCTCCAGATCGACGAGGCGATCAGGCGCGTCTCGCCGTACGAGCACCTGCCGAGCCTGCCGGGGGCCGGCGCGGGGGCCGCGCCGTTCCTGTGGCTCGGCGCGGTCGCGGCCGCGCTCGTGGCCGCGGGCCTGCTGGCCTTCCGCCGCCGCGATCTGACCGGGCCCTGA
- a CDS encoding ABC transporter ATP-binding protein, whose protein sequence is MPAVLTSALTKRYGHVKALDGLDLTVETGEVHGFLGPNGAGKTTTLRILLGLIRAGGGHAELLGGDPWRDAVELHRRLAYVPGDVTLWPSLSGGEAIDVLGRLRGGLDRRRRARLLERFDLDPTKKGRTYSKGNRQKVALVAALASDVELLLFDEPTAGLDPLMEAVFRDCVNEERARGRTVLLSSHILSEVEALCDRVTIIRDGRAVESGTLAQLRHLTRTSISAELAGPAELDLPGVHDLTVDGGRVRCEVDADRLDAVLRALTDAGVRSLTCRPPTLEQLFLRHYQAVER, encoded by the coding sequence ATGCCAGCCGTGCTCACCAGCGCTCTCACCAAGCGGTACGGCCACGTCAAAGCCCTCGACGGCCTCGACCTCACCGTGGAGACCGGCGAGGTGCACGGCTTCCTCGGCCCCAACGGCGCCGGCAAGACCACCACCCTGCGCATCCTGCTCGGCCTGATCAGGGCCGGCGGAGGCCACGCGGAGCTGCTCGGCGGCGATCCCTGGCGCGACGCGGTGGAGCTGCACAGGAGGCTCGCCTACGTGCCGGGCGACGTGACGCTGTGGCCCTCGCTGTCCGGCGGGGAGGCGATCGACGTGCTCGGCAGGCTCCGCGGCGGGCTCGACCGGCGCCGCAGGGCCAGGCTGCTCGAGCGGTTCGACCTCGACCCGACCAAGAAGGGCCGCACCTACTCCAAGGGCAACAGGCAGAAGGTGGCCCTCGTCGCCGCGCTGGCCTCGGACGTGGAGCTGCTCCTGTTCGACGAGCCGACCGCCGGGCTCGATCCGCTCATGGAGGCCGTCTTCAGGGACTGCGTCAACGAGGAGCGCGCCAGGGGCCGGACGGTGCTGCTGTCGAGCCACATCCTGTCCGAGGTCGAGGCCCTGTGCGACCGGGTGACGATCATCAGGGACGGCCGCGCCGTGGAGAGCGGCACGCTGGCCCAGCTGCGCCACCTCACCAGGACCTCGATCAGCGCCGAGCTGGCCGGGCCCGCCGAGCTCGACTTACCCGGCGTCCACGACCTCACGGTCGACGGCGGCAGGGTGCGGTGCGAGGTCGACGCCGACCGGCTCGACGCGGTGCTGAGAGCGCTCACCGACGCGGGCGTGCGCAGCCTCACCTGCCGGCCGCCCACGCTGGAGCAGCTGTTCCTGCGCCACTACCAGGCGGTGGAGCGATGA
- a CDS encoding potassium channel family protein translates to MRNDPVVVIGLGRFGTALALELTRRGTEVLAIDNRPKVVQALSGQITQIAAADSTDLESLTQLGVPDFYRAVVAIGSDLEASILTTSLLVDMEIDDIWAKAVSRQHGQILSRIGCHHVVLPEHDMGERVAHLVSGRMLDYMQVDAGFALAKTRPPKDYVGIRLGASGLRKKFGVTVVAVKSPGQEFTYATADTELTYGDVILVSGRTEDVERFAELP, encoded by the coding sequence ATGAGGAACGACCCGGTCGTCGTGATCGGCCTCGGCCGGTTCGGCACCGCGCTCGCACTGGAGCTGACCAGACGCGGCACCGAGGTGCTGGCCATCGACAACCGTCCCAAGGTCGTCCAGGCCCTCTCCGGTCAGATCACCCAGATCGCCGCGGCCGACTCCACCGACCTCGAGTCGCTCACCCAGCTCGGCGTGCCCGACTTCTACCGGGCCGTCGTCGCGATCGGCAGCGACCTGGAGGCCAGCATCCTGACCACGTCCCTCCTGGTGGACATGGAGATCGACGACATCTGGGCCAAGGCGGTCAGCAGGCAGCACGGCCAGATCCTCAGCAGGATCGGCTGCCACCACGTCGTCCTGCCCGAGCACGACATGGGCGAGCGCGTGGCCCATCTGGTGAGCGGGCGGATGCTCGACTACATGCAGGTGGACGCCGGGTTCGCGCTGGCCAAGACCCGGCCGCCGAAGGACTACGTGGGGATCCGGCTCGGCGCGTCGGGGCTGCGCAAGAAGTTCGGGGTGACCGTCGTCGCCGTCAAGAGCCCCGGCCAGGAGTTCACCTACGCCACGGCCGACACGGAGCTCACCTATGGGGACGTCATCCTGGTCTCCGGCCGCACCGAAGACGTGGAGCGCTTCGCCGAACTCCCCTAG
- a CDS encoding ArsB/NhaD family transporter, giving the protein MTFLAWITLVVFLCSYALIATERVHRVAAALGGAGVMLLIHATGAEAAFFSEDTGIDWNVILLLLGMMIIVGVLKETGVFEFLAIWAAKRARGRPFRLMVLLIIITASASALLDNVTTVLLIAPVTFLVCERLALPVAPYLIAEAMASNIGGTATLVGDPPNIIIASRGGLSFNDFLSNLAPLVVVLVVIFIGLCRFLFRKAFVYHPERAAEIMALNEREAIRDRPLLWQSLGVLVLVMAAFVLHPVLHYEPSVVALLGAGVLVAATKVTTEQAIAEVEWPTLVFFAGLFVMVGALVETGVIGEVSDRVVDVTGGDLQLTTMVLLWGSAGISAIVDNIPYVATMSPIVADLVNATGGDGPAQVLWWALAVGADLGGNATAVGAAANVVVLGIAARNRTPISFWEFTRYGLVVTFVTVLASVPYFWVRYLATAT; this is encoded by the coding sequence GTGACTTTTCTGGCCTGGATCACCCTTGTGGTCTTTCTGTGCTCCTATGCCCTGATAGCGACCGAGCGGGTCCATCGCGTCGCGGCGGCCCTGGGCGGCGCGGGGGTCATGCTGCTCATTCACGCCACGGGAGCCGAGGCCGCGTTCTTCTCCGAGGACACGGGCATCGACTGGAACGTCATCCTGCTCCTGCTCGGCATGATGATCATTGTCGGGGTGCTCAAGGAGACCGGCGTCTTCGAGTTCCTGGCCATCTGGGCGGCCAAACGGGCCAGAGGCCGTCCCTTCCGGTTGATGGTGCTGCTGATCATCATCACCGCCTCCGCGTCGGCGCTGCTCGACAACGTGACCACCGTGCTGCTGATCGCGCCGGTGACCTTCCTGGTCTGCGAACGGCTGGCGCTGCCCGTCGCGCCGTACCTGATCGCCGAGGCGATGGCCTCCAACATCGGCGGCACCGCGACGCTGGTCGGCGACCCGCCCAACATCATCATCGCCAGCAGGGGCGGGCTGTCGTTCAACGACTTCCTGTCCAACCTCGCGCCGCTGGTCGTCGTGCTGGTCGTGATCTTCATCGGGTTGTGCAGGTTCCTCTTCCGCAAGGCGTTCGTCTACCACCCCGAGCGCGCGGCCGAGATCATGGCGCTCAACGAGCGGGAGGCCATCCGCGACCGGCCACTGCTGTGGCAGTCGCTCGGCGTGCTCGTCCTCGTGATGGCCGCCTTCGTGCTGCACCCCGTGCTGCACTACGAGCCCTCGGTCGTGGCGCTGCTGGGCGCGGGCGTGCTGGTGGCCGCCACCAAGGTCACCACCGAGCAGGCCATCGCCGAGGTCGAGTGGCCGACCCTGGTCTTCTTCGCGGGCCTGTTCGTCATGGTGGGCGCGCTGGTGGAGACGGGCGTCATCGGCGAGGTCTCCGACCGGGTCGTCGACGTCACCGGCGGCGATCTCCAGCTCACCACGATGGTGCTGCTGTGGGGCTCGGCGGGTATCTCGGCGATCGTGGACAACATCCCGTACGTGGCCACGATGAGCCCGATCGTCGCCGACCTGGTCAACGCCACCGGCGGCGACGGTCCGGCGCAGGTGCTGTGGTGGGCGCTGGCCGTCGGCGCCGACCTCGGCGGCAACGCCACGGCCGTGGGAGCGGCGGCGAACGTGGTCGTCCTCGGCATCGCGGCGCGGAACAGGACCCCCATCAGCTTCTGGGAATTCACCAGATACGGTCTAGTCGTAACCTTTGTGACGGTTCTTGCGAGCGTGCCCTACTTTTGGGTGCGATATTTGGCAACGGCTACCTGA
- a CDS encoding CBS domain-containing protein, whose product MRARDLVADFPVVGLDSPAIEAARLLADQDLPGLIVVDASGSPCTILPGTQVLRLAVPRYCQDDPALARVVDEEHADRFLLALDGLSVRQCLPEEHRELPVARPEATVLELAALMARTRSPLVAVVERGRLLGAVTLQALLDRVL is encoded by the coding sequence GTGCGCGCTCGTGATCTGGTCGCGGATTTCCCCGTCGTCGGGCTCGACTCCCCCGCGATAGAGGCGGCGCGGCTGCTGGCCGACCAGGACCTGCCAGGGCTGATCGTCGTCGACGCCTCGGGGTCGCCCTGCACGATCCTGCCCGGCACCCAGGTGCTTCGGCTGGCCGTCCCCCGCTACTGCCAGGACGACCCCGCGCTGGCGCGGGTGGTGGACGAGGAGCACGCCGACCGGTTCCTGCTCGCGCTCGACGGCCTGTCGGTGCGCCAGTGCCTGCCCGAGGAGCATCGGGAGCTGCCGGTGGCCCGGCCAGAGGCGACGGTGCTCGAGCTGGCGGCGCTGATGGCGCGCACCCGCAGCCCGCTCGTCGCGGTCGTGGAGCGCGGCCGGCTGCTGGGTGCGGTCACGCTCCAGGCGCTGCTGGACAGAGTCCTGTGA